The Hyalangium gracile genome window below encodes:
- a CDS encoding acetyl-CoA carboxylase biotin carboxylase subunit, producing MKRIHKVLVANRGEIAVRVLRTCRRLGLRTVAVFSDADRDAPHVRLADEAVRLGPPPARESYLSIERVIAAAKSSGADAIHPGYGFLSENEHFARACVDAGLVFIGPPAEAIALMGNKRQAKLRMQAADVPCIPGYEAARPGESLDDEALVREGTRIGFPVMVKAAAGGGGRGMRLVRDADALLGAIRSARSEATNAFASGELILERAIEGARHVEVQVFADEHGNAMHLGERDCSIQRRHQKVVEESPSPAVTPELRERMGAVAVQAVRAIGYRGAGTIEFLLAPNGDFFFMEMNTRLQVEHPVTEFITGLDLVEWQLRVADGEPLPLKQSELTFRGHAIEVRLCAEEPESGFLPQTGRLLAWVPPTGEGVRVDHGAREGQEITPFYDSMQAKLIAHGPDRETARERLAAALRELTVFGVTTNGAFLQRVLDHDAFRSGRYDTGFVAAHMPPEKLRELGQASAEEQAVLAALFFHDDAMALARRGGFDPAQAGWSSSFALPVPLVLKAGVSEFRAVVRPVSPAEYEVRIGDTGFTLSLRSSAADRVEVEVAGRRRSVRYLRAGEALWCSLDGVTRHVRDVSFRPPSERERTGDGRVRAPMDGRIIQVRAQVGASVTRGELLVVLEAMKMESPLVAPTDGVVSEVNVAVGAQVPARHVVAVVTPKGKEVA from the coding sequence ATGAAGCGCATTCACAAGGTGCTGGTGGCGAACCGGGGTGAGATCGCCGTGCGCGTGCTGCGGACCTGCCGCCGCCTCGGCCTGCGTACCGTCGCCGTGTTCTCGGATGCGGACCGGGACGCGCCGCACGTGCGGCTCGCGGATGAAGCGGTGCGCCTGGGGCCGCCGCCGGCCAGGGAGTCGTACCTCTCCATCGAGCGGGTGATCGCGGCGGCGAAGTCGTCCGGGGCCGACGCCATTCATCCCGGCTATGGCTTCCTCTCGGAGAACGAGCACTTCGCGCGCGCATGCGTGGACGCCGGGCTTGTGTTCATCGGACCGCCGGCCGAGGCCATTGCGCTGATGGGAAACAAGCGACAGGCGAAGCTGCGCATGCAGGCCGCCGACGTGCCGTGCATCCCTGGTTACGAAGCGGCGCGTCCCGGCGAGTCGCTCGACGACGAGGCGCTCGTTCGCGAGGGCACGCGCATCGGGTTCCCCGTGATGGTGAAGGCGGCGGCGGGCGGTGGTGGACGCGGCATGCGCCTGGTTCGCGACGCCGACGCGCTGCTTGGGGCCATCCGTTCCGCGCGCTCGGAGGCGACGAACGCATTTGCCAGCGGTGAGCTCATCCTGGAGCGAGCCATCGAAGGCGCGCGTCACGTCGAGGTGCAGGTCTTCGCGGACGAGCACGGGAACGCGATGCACCTGGGCGAGCGCGACTGCTCGATCCAGCGGCGGCACCAGAAGGTGGTCGAGGAGAGTCCTTCGCCAGCCGTCACGCCGGAACTCCGCGAGCGCATGGGGGCCGTGGCGGTCCAGGCGGTTCGTGCCATCGGCTACCGAGGCGCTGGTACGATCGAGTTCCTGCTCGCGCCGAACGGCGACTTCTTCTTCATGGAGATGAACACGCGCCTGCAGGTCGAGCATCCGGTGACGGAGTTCATTACGGGGCTGGACCTGGTGGAGTGGCAGCTGAGAGTCGCCGATGGGGAGCCGCTCCCTCTGAAGCAGTCGGAGCTCACCTTCCGCGGCCATGCCATCGAGGTGCGGCTGTGCGCGGAGGAGCCGGAGAGCGGCTTCCTTCCGCAGACGGGACGGCTCCTCGCGTGGGTGCCGCCGACGGGGGAGGGGGTCCGAGTCGATCACGGCGCGCGTGAGGGCCAGGAGATCACGCCGTTCTACGACTCCATGCAGGCGAAGCTCATCGCGCACGGGCCGGACCGGGAGACGGCTCGCGAGCGACTGGCGGCGGCGCTGCGGGAGCTGACGGTGTTTGGCGTCACGACGAACGGCGCCTTTCTCCAGCGCGTCCTCGACCATGACGCGTTCCGTTCCGGGCGGTACGACACGGGCTTCGTCGCCGCGCACATGCCGCCGGAGAAGCTGCGCGAGCTTGGCCAGGCCTCCGCCGAGGAGCAGGCTGTCCTGGCCGCGCTGTTCTTCCATGATGACGCGATGGCGCTCGCCCGACGGGGCGGCTTCGACCCGGCGCAAGCCGGCTGGAGCAGCTCCTTTGCCCTTCCTGTGCCGCTGGTGTTGAAGGCCGGGGTGTCGGAGTTTCGTGCCGTCGTTCGCCCTGTTTCGCCGGCGGAGTATGAGGTGCGCATCGGCGACACGGGATTCACGCTCTCCCTGCGCTCGAGCGCCGCAGACCGCGTCGAGGTGGAGGTCGCCGGAAGGCGACGATCGGTTCGGTACCTGCGCGCGGGGGAGGCTCTGTGGTGCTCGCTGGACGGCGTCACGCGCCACGTCCGTGATGTCTCGTTCCGGCCGCCCTCGGAACGCGAGCGCACCGGCGACGGCCGCGTCCGCGCACCGATGGACGGCCGCATCATCCAGGTTCGCGCCCAGGTGGGAGCATCCGTGACACGGGGCGAGCTGCTCGTCGTCCTCGAAGCCATGAAGATGGAATCGCCGCTCGTCGCCCCCACCGACGGCGTCGTCTCGGAGGTGAACGTCGCTGTCGGGGCGCAGGTGCCGGCCAGACACGTCGTCGCGGTCGTCACGCCCAAAGGCAAGGAAGTAGCATGA
- a CDS encoding AMP-binding protein, with amino-acid sequence MAVSQEEIYKRISRISLGDIVHRSARRWPERTALVDGDLELSYAELDRRSNAFAHYLLAQGLPRGARIAMICGNSAQMVTAFFGIYKAGLVWVPINPGLAVDAIRYVLEHAEATHVVIDAEYLAKPELRAMLDAVGTRIIVCVPEGQASPGGSTTAFLDTLKGQHGSLPEVDIESHQLAQIMYTSGTTGQQKGVMHSHASVHAALSGNLYELGLRPSDSTLCVLPMFHCAQHAVSMTFLLGGGTVVVRRVFEPGAMLETIARRGITFLLGLPIMYGAMLAHPARPTTNLSSLRLCLYVMAPMARTLLVQLLEHFCPGGFALASGQTEMYPATTMFKPEQQLKRFGSYWGDSVVTNETAIMSDDGRLLDRGEVGEIVHRGPNVMLGYYKDPEATEKARAFGWHHTGDLGMFDADGQLLFVDRKKDMIKSGGENVPSIKVEEVLLRHPAVLQSAVVGLPHQRWSEAVTGFVVLKPGAAATEAEILAHCRQHLGGFEVPKAIVLLPAMPQTTTGKAQKFVLRQQYERHYGD; translated from the coding sequence ATGGCCGTGTCCCAGGAAGAGATCTACAAGCGCATCAGCCGCATCTCGTTGGGTGACATCGTCCACCGCTCGGCGAGGCGCTGGCCTGAGAGGACGGCGCTCGTCGACGGGGATCTCGAGCTCTCGTATGCGGAGCTCGACCGGCGCTCGAACGCCTTCGCGCACTACCTGCTCGCGCAGGGGCTCCCGCGCGGCGCGCGTATCGCCATGATCTGTGGCAACTCGGCGCAGATGGTGACTGCGTTCTTCGGCATCTACAAGGCTGGCCTGGTCTGGGTGCCGATCAACCCCGGCCTCGCGGTCGACGCCATCCGCTACGTCCTCGAGCACGCCGAAGCGACCCACGTCGTCATCGACGCCGAGTACCTCGCGAAGCCGGAGCTGCGGGCGATGCTCGACGCGGTCGGCACCCGCATCATCGTGTGCGTCCCCGAGGGGCAGGCGTCGCCGGGTGGAAGCACCACGGCCTTCCTCGACACGCTGAAGGGGCAGCACGGCTCCCTGCCGGAGGTGGACATCGAGAGCCACCAGCTTGCGCAGATCATGTACACGAGCGGCACGACCGGCCAGCAGAAGGGCGTCATGCACTCGCACGCGTCGGTGCACGCGGCCCTCAGCGGGAACCTGTACGAGCTCGGGCTGCGGCCAAGCGACTCGACTCTCTGCGTGCTGCCGATGTTCCACTGCGCGCAGCACGCTGTCTCGATGACGTTCCTGCTCGGCGGGGGGACCGTGGTCGTGCGGCGGGTCTTCGAGCCGGGCGCGATGCTCGAGACGATCGCGCGGCGTGGCATTACGTTCTTGCTGGGCCTGCCAATCATGTACGGCGCGATGCTCGCGCACCCTGCGAGGCCGACGACGAACCTGTCGAGCCTGCGGCTGTGCCTTTACGTCATGGCCCCGATGGCGCGCACGCTGCTCGTCCAGCTCCTCGAGCACTTCTGTCCTGGAGGCTTCGCGCTGGCCTCGGGACAGACCGAGATGTACCCGGCGACGACCATGTTCAAGCCGGAGCAGCAGCTCAAGCGGTTCGGCTCATACTGGGGCGACTCGGTCGTGACGAACGAGACCGCGATCATGAGCGACGACGGCCGGTTGCTCGATCGCGGCGAGGTGGGGGAGATCGTCCACCGCGGTCCGAACGTGATGCTCGGCTACTACAAGGACCCGGAGGCGACGGAGAAGGCGCGAGCGTTCGGCTGGCATCACACTGGCGATCTCGGCATGTTCGACGCGGACGGCCAGCTCCTCTTCGTCGACCGCAAGAAGGACATGATCAAAAGCGGTGGCGAGAACGTCCCCTCGATCAAGGTTGAGGAGGTGCTCCTGCGCCATCCCGCCGTTCTCCAGTCCGCGGTCGTCGGGCTGCCGCATCAGCGCTGGTCCGAGGCGGTCACCGGCTTTGTCGTGCTCAAGCCCGGAGCCGCCGCGACGGAGGCAGAGATTCTTGCGCATTGCCGGCAGCACCTCGGAGGCTTCGAGGTGCCGAAGGCCATCGTCCTGCTCCCGGCGATGCCGCAGACGACCACCGGCAAGGCGCAGAAGTTCGTGCTCCGGCAGCAGTACGAGCGGCACTACGGAGACTGA
- a CDS encoding nucleotide pyrophosphohydrolase — protein sequence MFKDLEEKLIRFREERDWKQFHSPRNLAASISIEAAELLEIFQWTDDARLPALVEARRSDIRDELADLCIYMITLAHDLDIDLRDAIEKKLARNAQRYPVETSRGKATSNAPRTTGD from the coding sequence ATGTTCAAGGACCTTGAAGAGAAGCTCATCCGGTTTCGTGAGGAGCGGGACTGGAAACAGTTCCACAGCCCTCGAAACCTCGCCGCATCGATCTCGATCGAAGCGGCAGAACTCCTGGAGATCTTCCAGTGGACCGATGATGCGCGCCTTCCAGCGTTGGTGGAGGCGCGCCGCTCGGACATACGTGATGAGTTAGCGGACCTGTGCATCTACATGATCACGCTTGCTCACGACCTCGACATTGATCTGCGGGACGCGATCGAGAAGAAGCTCGCGAGGAACGCCCAGCGATATCCCGTCGAAACCTCCAGAGGTAAGGCTACCAGCAACGCTCCTCGGACCACGGGGGATTAG
- a CDS encoding DUF2075 domain-containing protein — MHFYFASVARFIQDASAGHIAPALIQAYQHSEEREPSPEQQTAWKNSCAALAKALDTAELHAATIFLELRVPLCNRRCDALLVGRSPSGTPCALVIELKQWGQVSRPAGENQVVRNQAVDLHPCAQAREYAALLRYFHSAFTQKQMRIQACAYLHNLTHGPSIDVLRDKAAFGYLPTEVPLFTAGEEERLRAFLAESIGGEADLALPAWITEGTVEPSPKLLERVASVIQGIDEWTLIDEQLIAHDTILRAVDQARSTGKKAIILVRGGPGTGKSVLAIQLVGHAAQKGWSVIHASGSKAFQTVLKAKTEAFSLEWVKKNFNVKARNKLPVGHLFSTFADVATAGTKISGGIDLVVGDEAHRLWDFRRGTRFQKFRALSTTPMLEEIVSAAKVTALFLDDNQAVRASEIGHSSYILEHARRLGIEPVIIDLNAQFRCNGSAGYVEWVDHVLGYSARSTLAWYDPSEDEAEYEFRIFDSPGDVQAALQRRRSQGYKSRMVAGFCWKWSPPSPTGQVVHDIKDARFGGWSAPWIEKTGIDVRPLDNQYYKWANETSDAYFAQVGSIYSVQGFEFDYVGVIFGEDLVWTGEDWVGNLAKSKDKALTDSLRKTPHEATEKLRAVYRVLLTRGMRGTYVHFMDKASRERFESFLRKGGPSPSLPSPERRTHVQGP, encoded by the coding sequence ATGCATTTCTACTTTGCGAGCGTTGCGCGTTTCATCCAAGACGCGAGTGCTGGACACATCGCTCCTGCATTGATCCAGGCGTACCAACACTCGGAAGAGCGGGAGCCAAGTCCAGAGCAGCAGACCGCGTGGAAGAACTCGTGCGCGGCGCTGGCCAAAGCGCTCGACACGGCGGAACTCCATGCCGCAACAATCTTTCTCGAGCTGCGTGTTCCTCTCTGCAACCGACGCTGCGATGCCTTGCTGGTGGGCAGGTCCCCCAGCGGAACTCCCTGTGCCCTGGTCATTGAACTCAAGCAATGGGGCCAAGTCTCCCGACCCGCTGGCGAGAACCAGGTGGTCAGAAACCAAGCCGTCGATCTGCACCCGTGCGCTCAGGCTCGTGAGTATGCGGCACTGCTGCGCTACTTCCACTCTGCCTTCACACAGAAGCAGATGCGGATTCAAGCCTGTGCCTACCTGCACAACCTCACACATGGGCCGTCCATCGACGTTCTGCGAGACAAGGCCGCGTTCGGCTATCTCCCTACGGAAGTCCCGCTCTTCACGGCTGGGGAGGAGGAACGCCTTCGGGCCTTTCTCGCCGAGTCCATAGGAGGTGAGGCCGACCTGGCTCTCCCAGCATGGATCACCGAGGGAACGGTGGAGCCGTCCCCCAAACTGCTCGAGCGGGTCGCCTCGGTCATCCAAGGCATCGACGAGTGGACGCTCATCGACGAGCAGCTCATTGCCCACGACACCATCCTGAGAGCGGTGGATCAGGCCAGGAGTACCGGCAAGAAGGCCATCATCCTGGTGCGCGGCGGTCCAGGGACTGGCAAGAGCGTCCTGGCCATCCAACTGGTTGGTCATGCTGCCCAGAAGGGCTGGAGCGTCATCCATGCTTCCGGCTCGAAGGCCTTCCAAACTGTCCTCAAGGCCAAGACGGAGGCGTTCTCCTTGGAGTGGGTGAAGAAAAACTTCAACGTGAAGGCCCGGAACAAGCTCCCCGTGGGGCACCTCTTCTCCACCTTCGCGGATGTCGCCACCGCAGGTACGAAGATTTCCGGAGGCATCGATCTGGTCGTGGGAGACGAAGCCCACCGCCTCTGGGATTTCCGGCGGGGGACACGCTTCCAGAAGTTCCGAGCTCTTTCCACGACTCCTATGCTCGAGGAGATTGTCTCCGCAGCCAAGGTCACGGCCTTGTTCCTGGATGACAACCAAGCGGTCCGCGCCTCGGAAATTGGCCACTCCTCCTACATCCTGGAGCACGCCAGGCGGCTCGGCATCGAGCCGGTGATCATCGACTTGAACGCCCAGTTTCGTTGCAACGGCAGCGCTGGGTATGTGGAGTGGGTTGACCACGTGCTTGGCTACAGCGCACGCTCCACGCTGGCTTGGTACGACCCATCCGAGGATGAGGCCGAATACGAGTTCCGGATCTTCGATTCGCCAGGCGACGTGCAGGCAGCATTGCAGCGCAGACGGAGCCAAGGCTACAAGTCCCGAATGGTGGCCGGCTTCTGCTGGAAGTGGTCACCGCCAAGTCCGACCGGCCAGGTGGTGCACGATATCAAGGACGCTCGCTTTGGCGGCTGGTCGGCTCCGTGGATTGAGAAGACCGGAATCGACGTTCGCCCGCTGGACAACCAGTATTACAAGTGGGCGAACGAGACATCCGATGCGTACTTCGCTCAGGTCGGCTCCATCTACTCTGTCCAGGGATTCGAGTTCGACTACGTGGGCGTCATCTTCGGTGAGGACCTCGTCTGGACTGGTGAAGACTGGGTGGGAAACCTCGCGAAGAGCAAGGACAAGGCCCTTACGGATAGCCTCCGGAAGACGCCGCATGAGGCGACTGAGAAACTGCGTGCTGTCTATCGGGTGCTCCTCACTCGAGGGATGCGCGGAACCTATGTCCATTTCATGGACAAGGCTTCGCGCGAGCGGTTCGAGTCATTCCTCCGCAAGGGAGGGCCGTCGCCTTCCCTCCCGTCACCGGAAAGGCGGACGCATGTTCAAGGACCTTGA